The Jeotgalibacillus aurantiacus genome segment CAGCAAAAAAAGTGGTGGAACCGGGACAGGAAGCAAACCTGAAAATCAGGGAAGTGTTCGGTGACGACTTTTTCCTTGAAAACGGTGAACTGGATCGTGTCAAAATGGGGAACGAAATTTTTCGCAACCCGGATCAGCGTCAAAAGCTTAATGAAATTGTTCACCCTGCTGTCAGGCAGGACATGCTCAGACAAAAGGATGAAGCACTTGCTTCAGGTAAGACCACGATCTTTTTAGACATTCCACTGCTGTTTGAGAGTAAGCTGCAATGGATGGTTGAGAAAATCCTTGTTGTGTATGCAGAAGCGGCTGTGCAAAAAAAGCGTCTGATGGATCGCAACGGATACTCAGAGCAGGAAGCACTGGACCGGATTCAGTCACAGATTCCAGCTGAAGAGAAAAAACAGCTGGCTGATGCTTTTCTCGACAACAGCGGTGACCTGGCTGATACGATCGGACAGCTGGATGAAGTGATTAAACAGTGGGATCTGAAACCATAATATTGAGGTTTGAAAAATACTTACATTTAAAAGCCGGAGCCGACTCTTTTTGAGCGGCACCGGCTTTTTATGTTGCAAAACATAAGATTGGCAAAATCGTGAAAAATACCAATTAGGTCTTTGCAAACGCTTTTAATATGTTATACTATTTTTAGTTATTTTGATTATAAGTATAACATTATTAGGGGGATCCTCATGAAAAAAACGAACATTGCCATTAATGGATTTGGCCGCATTGGCCGAATGGTGTTTAGAAAAGCGATTATGGAGGACAATTTGAATCTTGTAGCCATCAATGCAAGCTACCCTCCGGAAACACTTGCGCACCTCATTAAATATGATTCCACTCATGGAGCGTTTGCGGCTGAAGTGTCCGCTGACGAGGATTCATTAACTGTAAACGGAAAGAAAATTCTGCTTGTAAATGACCGTAACCCGGAGAATCTTCCGTGGGCACGTCTTCAAATTGATATTGTGATTGAGGCTACAGGGAAATTTAATGCACGTGATAAAGCAGCTCTTCATTTAAACGCTGGCGCTAAGAAAGTTGTATTAACAGCACCTGGTAAACAGGAAGATGTCATGATTGTGATGGGCGTTAACGAAGACGCACTTGATGTTCACCAGCACGATGTCATCTCAAATGCTTCCTGCACGACAAATTGTCTTGCTCCGGTAGCAAAAATTCTTGATGAAGAATTCGGTATTGAAAACGGTCTTATGACGACTGTGCATGCCTATACGAACGACCAGAAAAACATTGATAATCCGCATAAGGATCTGCGCCGTGCACGTTCATGCGGACAGTCTATTATCCCGACTTCAACAGGTGCAGCGAAAGCGTTAGGAAAAGTTTTGCCGAACCTTCAGGGTAAACTGCACGGAATGGCGCTGCGCGTTCCAACACCAAACGTATCGCTCGTTGATCTTGTTGTAGATGTAAAACGGGAAGTGACAGTGGATGAAGTGAACGCAGCTTTTAAACGCGCTGCTGAAAATGAACTGAATGGGATTGTTGCATTTACAGCAGAACCGCTCGTATCGATTGATTTCAACACAAATCCAAACTCCGCGATCATCGACGGTCTGTCCACAATGGTCATGGGGGCTACAAAAGTTAAAGTACTTGCATGGTACGATAACGAATGGGGCTACTCATGCAGAGTCGTTGACCTCGTTCAGCACCTCGCTCACCAGATGGATCAGTCACATAGAGAAGTAACGGCTTCATAAGATGAAAACTCCTGCCATGGCGGCAGGAGTTTTTTATATGGCAGAGTCTTTTTTCCTGTAATAGCTGGTGCGAGTGAAACGAATGGTTCAAATTTTTGTTATCAGCAGAACTGGCGTCTCTATCGACAGTAATCTGAGGTCTATCGACGATTCGAAGCCTTCTATCAACATTTACATCCCTGCTAACGACAAAACCAATCCACTGCGGAGGACTATCAACAATATAAAGCGTGCGATCAACAACCATTGTCCTCCTTACGACAGTGCGGATCGTGCTATCGACATTTACAGATTTCATTTTAAAGAAATCTCGCAAGTCCGGGTGATATCATCAGCTCCTTTCTCGCGCGTGGAAGCGTTCTAACATTGTCATTGACAATCCTAAAAATAACCTTTTACATATCTCTATTTCAAAACAAGTTATTGCAAAACCTTTCAAAAAAACGTATACTGTTTTTCGTGATCTTATTTCGGTTCCACACAACATAACTTTCTGCTTAAAGGGTTAGGACCTCATCGGACTAACTTTCCCCCGTGGCAGTCAGTGTCTGACCAACCGGATGAGTTCAAATTTTGTTAAGGGGGAACGATCAATGGAAACTATGGGTCGTCATGTAATTGCAGAATTATGGGGCTGT includes the following:
- the coaE gene encoding dephospho-CoA kinase (Dephospho-CoA kinase (CoaE) performs the final step in coenzyme A biosynthesis.); this translates as MHMIIGLTGSIATGKSTVANELINRGFTVIDADQSAKKVVEPGQEANLKIREVFGDDFFLENGELDRVKMGNEIFRNPDQRQKLNEIVHPAVRQDMLRQKDEALASGKTTIFLDIPLLFESKLQWMVEKILVVYAEAAVQKKRLMDRNGYSEQEALDRIQSQIPAEEKKQLADAFLDNSGDLADTIGQLDEVIKQWDLKP
- a CDS encoding glyceraldehyde-3-phosphate dehydrogenase — translated: MKKTNIAINGFGRIGRMVFRKAIMEDNLNLVAINASYPPETLAHLIKYDSTHGAFAAEVSADEDSLTVNGKKILLVNDRNPENLPWARLQIDIVIEATGKFNARDKAALHLNAGAKKVVLTAPGKQEDVMIVMGVNEDALDVHQHDVISNASCTTNCLAPVAKILDEEFGIENGLMTTVHAYTNDQKNIDNPHKDLRRARSCGQSIIPTSTGAAKALGKVLPNLQGKLHGMALRVPTPNVSLVDLVVDVKREVTVDEVNAAFKRAAENELNGIVAFTAEPLVSIDFNTNPNSAIIDGLSTMVMGATKVKVLAWYDNEWGYSCRVVDLVQHLAHQMDQSHREVTAS